The nucleotide window CTTGCACGACCCCGACCGCAAGGTGCCGTTTCTGATCGTCAACGAAGGCACGCGCGAGCGCTACCTGACGGGCGCCGACTTCGACCCCGAGTCGATCCAGTTCATCGGCCACGATGTGTGGATCGGCGACGAGCTGGGGCCGTACCTGGTGAAAGCCGACCGCCAGGGCAAGGTGCTGGCCGTGTTCGAGACCCAGGTCGATGGCAAGCCCGCGCGTTCGCCCGACCACTACGCCGTCACCACGCCCGCCACGCCGGGCGCGTTTGCCACCAACATCCGGCGCTCGCGCGGGTATGAGGGCATGGCGGCGTCGAAGGACGGGCGCTTTCTGTACCCGCTGCTCGAAGGCCCGATGTGGGTCGAGGCCACCAAACAGTGGGAGATGAAGGACGGCCGCGAGTACCTGCGCATGCTCGAATTCGACGTGCAAAAAGGCGAGTGGACCGGCCGCTCGTGGAAGTACCTGCTGGAGGCCAACGGCAACAACATCGGCGACTTCAACATGATCGACGCCGACACGGGCTTGATCATCGAGCGCGACAACGGCGAGGGCCTGGCGGCCACCGCCTGCAACGGCCCGGCGCGCGCCCATTGCCAGAACGTGCCGGCCAGGTTCAAGCGCGTCTACAAGGTGAGCCTGAAAGACGCCGACGCCGACGGCTTCGTGCGCAAGATCGGCTACGTCGACCTGCTGGACATCAACGACCCCAAGGCCGTGGCCAGGGTCGGCGGCGACAAGGGCAAATTCACCTTTCCATTCGTGACCATCGAGAACGTGGACGTGGTGGACGCCGAGCACATCATCGTCGCCAACGACAACAACCTGCCGTATTCCGCCGGCCGCCAGCTGGGCAAGAACGACGACAACGAATTCATCCTGCTGCATGTGCCGGAGCTTTTGAAAGCCAAGTGACCGGCTTGTTCGGCCCGTAGGTTGCGGGTGAGCGCAGCGAACCCCAACAGACGGCGGTGGTGAGGCAACGCCCCCGTGTTGGGTTTCGCTGCGCTCAACGCCAACCTACGCCACTTCTCTTTTTTAAACCGACCCGACCCATGAATCCCCAATTTCGCCCCTTCGCCCTCGCCGTCACTCTAGCGCTGGCCACGCTGACCGGTTGCGCCAGCACCGGCGGCGTGCCGGCGGCCGCGCCCGCCGCGCAAAGCGCCCCGGTGCTCGATCTGTACCTGGTGCGCCACGGTCAGACGCAGTGGAACCTGGACAAGCGCCTGCAAGGCAGCACCGACAACGCGCTCAACGCCACGGGCCGCCAGCAGGCGGCCGAACTGGCGACCAAGCTGGCGGGCGTGAAGTTCGACCACATCTACACCAGCGGCCTGACCCGCGCCAAGGAGACCGCCGCCGCCTTCGCCGGTCAGACGCCGACCACGCCGCTGCCGGCGCTCAACGAGCGCTCGTTCGGCAAGTTCGAGGGCATCTTCGAAGACCAGCGCGACGCCGCGCGTTATGCCGAATTCCAGAAGCGCGGCAGCGTGCTGACCGACGCGCTCGACGGCGGCGAATCGCTGCAAAGCCAGGCCGACCGCGTAGCGTCCGCGGTCAAGCAGATCGTGGCGCTCCACCCCAGCGGCAACGTGGCCATCGTGGCGCACGGCGGCGTCAACCCGCTGGTGCTGGCGGCGCTGCTCGACCTGCCGGTGGCCGAAGCGGTGCAGCGCATCAAGCAGGGCAACGACGAGGTGTATCTGGTGCGCCTGCGCCCAGGCGCCGCGCCTTCGGTGTGGAAGCAGGTGACCAAGGGGACGCTGGAGCAGCTCTAATGCGCGGGTTTGCGTGGGCGCGAGTCATGCTCGGCCTATCGAGCGATGCGCGGTGGCGCGAGATCATCGGGTAGGTTGGCGGTGAGCGCAGCGAACCCCAACAACGCCGCACCCGGAAGTGACCGTTTGTTGGGGTTCGCTGCGCTCACCGCCAACCTACCAAGACGACGCAGGCGCCCGATGCGCCCAAGGCCGCTTATGCCGACGGCGGCGGCGCGTCGGGCCGCTCGCGGCGGCGCAGCATGGGGGTGATGCCGCCGGTGGCCGCCAGGTCGCGCACGTTCTTTTGCACGGCCACGGCGCCGAATAGGGCCAGCAGAAAGGCCATGGCGTAGAAGCCTTTTTCGCTGTCGGCCAACTTGGCGTTCCACAGGCCCACGGTCAGCAGAAACAGCACCAGAGCTACCGAGAACCAGCACAGGTTGTAATAAAGGCCGCTGACCGGAATGCCTTCGGTGCGGTCGCGCACCGATTTCTGCAGCGATATGGCGGAAAACAGGCCGTAGGCGAGCAGGGTGAGGTAGTAGCCTTTTTCGTTGAGCTGCATCTGGGCGTTCCACAGCCCCAGCAGGTACACCACGCTGCCTATGCAAAGCGCTGCCCAGGATGCAGCCACAAACGCACTCGATGGACGACCGATGGGTGGTGACATGAAAAACCTCCTCGTGTAGTAAGCCGGCGATGATACGTGCGCGGCCACGCCCCCAGATCGGCCGCTGCCGCCAGACCCTCGATCGGTGGTGATCAATTCTTTTTTATAGCTGTCTGCGCTTTTCAGACAAGCGCTGCAGGGCTTTTAGAGTCAAAACCGCGATGGTTGGTCGACGCCAGCCAGGGGTGCTGCGCCGCGTCACAGAACCCGGTTGAACCACCACAGCGACAGCCCGCCCGCCAGCAGCGCCAGCAGCGCACCGGTCAGCGCGAACAGGGCGGAGATTTCGGTCTCCTTCTTCTCCAGCGTCAGGCGGCTGCTGAGGTTTTCATAGACCTTCTTCAGGTCTTGCGCGGTGCCGGCGTAGTAGTAGCTGGCGGCGGTCTGCTGGGCGATGGCCTTGAGGGTGTCTTCGTCCAGCCGCACGCGCATCGACCAGCCCTCGAAGCCGATGGTTTCGCCATCCACCGTGCCCACGCCCACGGTGTAGACCTTGACCCCGCGGTCGGCGGCCAGCTTGGCGGCTTCGAGCGGATCCACGCCGGTGGTGCGCTGGCCGTCGGTCAGCATGATGATGGCGGCCGAGTTGTACGAGCCCGGCGGCACGGGGATGAATTCGTTCTGCTTGGGCGGCGGCTGATCCAACGGGCGGCCCATGCCGCCGCGCATGCGGTCGAAGCTGAGTTGCTGCAGCTCGATCCCGGCGTTGGGGAAAATCGTCGCCAGCGAGATCACGATGGCGTTGCCGGTGGCGGTGGCGCGCTGCAGCTGAAAGCGGTCGATGGCGGTGGCGAGGTCGTCGCGGTTCAACGTGGGCAGCTGCGCCACCTGGGCCGAGCCGGCAAAGGCGACGATGCCGACCTTGATGTCGCGCGGCAAGTCTTTCAAGAACGTCTTGGCCGCGTTCTGTGCCGCCACCAGGCGGTTGGGCTCGACGTCGGTGGCGCGCATGCTGCCCGACACGTCCATCGCCAGGATGATGGTCTGCTGGTTGGAGGGCAGCGCCACCAGCGCCACCGGCCGCGCGCTGGCCAGCAGCAACAGCAGCAGCGCGCCCAGCAGCAGCAGCGGCGGCAGGTGGCGCCGCCAGCCGGGGCCGCGCCCCTGCGCCTCGCGCACGATGCTCAAGCTGGCGTAGCGCACGGCCAGCTGGCGCTTGCGCCGCATCAGCCACGCATACAGCAGCACCAGCAGCGGCAGCATCAGCAGCAGCCACAGGAATTGCGGCCACAGAAAATGGGGCTGCGGTACGCCGGCAGGCCATTTCAGAAAGGCAGGCCAAGTGAGGTTCATGGCAATTTCGTTCAGGACTGACGCACACCTGCATGAAGCTGAACGCCACACCTCTTGCGAACAAGCTGACAAGCGCCTTTTTGCGTCAGTCGTTTCATTGTCGCGCGATCAGGCGGTTTTGCGCAGGTGCGCGGGCATGCCGCCGCCAGCGGCCAGGCGGGCGCGCTGGCGGCGCAGGTCGGCAAAGCGCACGATGGCCTGGGCCAGATCGTCGTCTGTTGACAGCTCCAGCGCATCGACACCAGCGCGCGCCAGAGCTTCGCGCAGCGCGGTCTCGCGCTGCGCGGCGAGGGCGGCAAAGCGCTGGCGAAAGCGAGCGTCGTGTGTGCCGACCAGCAGCTGTTCGCCCGTTTCGGCGTCGCGCAAGGTCAGCAGGCCCAGGTCGGGCAGCTCAAGCTCCAGCGGGTCGGTCAGGCGAACGGCGACCACGTCATGCCGCAGCGCGAGCTGGCCGAGCGGCTTCTCCCAGCCCGGTTCACTGATGAAATCCGACACCACGAAGAGGGTCGAGCGGCGGCGAATGGTATCGGCCGCCGCCAGCAGCAATTCAGAAAGTTTTGTGCCGCCAGCGCTTGATTGGCAAGCGCGAGCAGCTTCTTTTTTTGTAGCGACCGCTGGCTGCACCTGTTGCATGGCGTGCAGCAGGTGCAGCACATGCTGTCGGCTGGCGCGTGCGGGAATCATCTTCTCCACCCCCGCGCCGTAGAGCAGGGCGCCCACGCGGTTGCCGCGCCGCGTGAGCAGGCGCGCCAGCACGGCGACGAATTCGGCCGACACCTGGCGCTTGGGCCGCGCGCCCGAGCCGAAATCGACCGAGGGGCTCAAGTCCAACAGAAACCAGGCCGTCATCTCGCGGTCTTCGGTGAACACGCGCACGTGCGGCGTTTGCATGCGCGCCGTTACGTTCCAGTCGATATGGCGCACGTCGTCGTGCAACTGGTATTCGCGCAGGTCGGCCAGATCGAGCCCGCTGCCGCGCATCAGCGTGCGCCAGTTGCCCTGCAGCAGGCCGTCGAGGCGGCGCAGCACCGTCCATTCGAGGCGGCGCAGCAGGTGCTCGGCGCTTTCGTGCGCCGCCACGCCGGCCGCGCGCGCTGGGTTGGGCATCGCGTGGGGCAGCGGTGCCGTGGTGCGGCGCAGCCAGCGGATCACGCGGCCTGCCGTTCGTGCGCCAATGGCTTGGGCGGCGGCGGTACCTTGGCCATGACGCGCAGCACCAGCTGGTCGGCCGACAGCCCTTCGGACAGCGCCTCGTAAGACAGCACCAGCCGGTGCCGCAGCACATCGGGCACCAGGTCGCTCATGTCCTCGGGCAGTGCGTAGGTGCGCCCGCGCATCATGGCCAGCGCCTTGGCGCCTTCGATCAGGCCGATGGTGGCGCGCGGGCTGGCGCCGAAGGTGATCATGGGCGCCAGATCCTTCAGCCCCACCTCGGCCGGCGCGCGCGTGGCCGTCACTAACTTGACGGCGTACTGCACCAGCGACGGATCGACATACACCTGCCGGCATGCGCGCTGCAGCGCGGCGAGTTGGTCCATGCTGGCGACGGCGTTGACGTCGATGCGCGGGCCGGTCACGCGCTGGGCAATGACGAACTCTTGCTCTTCCGTCGGGTAATCGACCAGCACCTTCATCATGAAGCGGTCGACCTGCGCCTCGGGCAGCGGGTAGGTGCCCTCGGTCTCGATGGGGTTTTGCGTGGCCATCACCAGAAACGGCTGGGGCACGAAGTGCGTCTGGCCGGCAATCGTCACCTGGCGCTCCTGCATCACTTCCAGCAGCGCGCTTTGCACCTTGGCGGGGGCGCGGTTGATCTCGTCGGCCAGCAGCAAGTGGGTGAACACGGGCCCGAGCGCGGTGCTGAATTCGCCGTCGCGCTGGTTGTAGATGCGCGTGCCGATCAGATCGGCCGGCACCAGGTCGGGCGTGAACTGGATGCGCTTGAACTGGCCTTGCAGCACGCTGGCCAGCGTCTTGACGGTGAGGGTCTTGGCCAGGCCGGGCACGCCCTCGACCAGCAGGTGGCCGCCGGCCAGCAGGGCGACCATCACGCGCTCCAGAAAGCGGTCTTGGCCGACCACGACGCGCTTGACCTCGTAGAGGATCTGCTCCATCAGCTCGGCGGTGGCCTTATCTTGATCGAATCGGCGCGAGTCGACGTCATTCATGCGCTGTGTACTCCGAAAAATAGAGTATCAGAAGGGGGGCTGACCGGCAGCCGTGGCCGCGTTCTCGATCGGCACCGCAAAGCCGATGCCCAGAAAGGTGCGCGCCGGCGTGGGATTGAGGATGGCGGTGACGATGCCCACCACCTCGCCGTCCATCGTGACCAGCGGCCCGCCCGAATTGCCGGGGTTGGCGGCGGCGTCGAACTGGATCAGGTTGGTCATCGGTTGTCCGCCTTCGGGCGATTTGAAGCCGCGCTTGAGCCCCGACACCACGCCCGCCGACACCGACGGCCCGATGCCGAACGGAAAGCCGATGGCCACCACCTCGTCGCCTGGCACCAGGTCGGCCGTCGAACGCATGGTGGCCGCTTGCAGGTCGTCCGGAAGCTTCTGCGCCCGCAGCACGGCCAGGTCGTTTTCGGGCTGAATGTTGACGATCGCGGCGGGCGATTCCAGCCCATCGGCGAAGGTCACCGTGATGCTGTCCGCGCCCTGCACCACGTGCAGGTTGGTCAGGATGGTGCCGTTGTCGATGATCACCACGCCCGTGCCCACGCCGCGGCCCATCTCCACGTGGCCCTTACGGTCTTTCTTGCCAGCCACCAGGCCCTCGACCCGAACCAGCGACGGGCCCACGGCAGCGGCGGCGCGCGCGGCCTGCGACGGCAGGACCTTGTTGGTCAGCGTGTGCATCACGGCGGCGTGGATGTCGTCCTGCGTCAGTTTGCGCGGCGCGGACGGCCCCCAAGGGCCGACAGACCAGGCCAGCGCGGCACCCATTAGCACGATGGCGGCCCAGGTCAACGCAGGGTGTGCCAGCGCGCGGCGCAGGCGGGCGCGACGCGACTGGGCAGCGGCCTGCGGCGCCGCCGCCGGCGGGGCGTGGGCCTCGTCCGCCGGCACAGCGACCGGCGGGCGGGAGCGACTGTAAAGCGCGGTTCGACGCATGGGCACCTCGGGCAGCTTCAGGCGACACGGACAGCCGCACGGTAGCATGCTTCACGCTCGGCGCGCCATCGCCTGCCCGCATTACCGTCCACCATGACATCTCTCTGGATCGACACCCATTGCCACCTGGACGCAGGCGAATTCGCCGCCGATGCGGACGCCGTGCGCGAGCGCGCCGCGCAGGCCGGCGTGGGCCTGTGCGTGATTCCCGCTGTCGAGGTGAGCGCGTTCGACGGTGCGCGCACGCTGGCGCACCGCTGGGGCGATGCCTACGCGCTGGGCATTCACCCGCTGTATGTCGCGGGCGCCACCGACGACGCGCTGGCCGAGCTGGACCGCGCCCTGCACGCCCACGCGGACGACCCGCATCTGGTCGCGGTGGGCGAGATCGGCCTCGACTACTTCGTGCCCGAGCTGGCGGCACCCGGCGCGCTGCGCGAGCGGCAAGAGCACTTCTACCGCGAGCAGCTCAAGCTGGCGCGCCGCCATGGCCTGCCTGTCATCTTGCATGTGCGCCGCTCAGTCGATCAGGTGCTCAAAGGCCTGCGCGACATCGGCGTGCCGGGCGGCATCGCCCACGCCTTCAACGGCAGCCGGCAGCAGGCTGATGTGCTGCTGGGCATGGGCTTCAAGCTGGGTTTTGGCGGCGTCGTCACCTACGAACGCGCCACGCGCCTGCGCGCACTGGCGGGCGAATTGACCGATGAAGCCATCGTGATGGAAACCGACGCGCCGGACATCCCGCCGCACTGGCTGTACGTCACAGCCGAGCAGCGCGCGAGCGGCGCGCCCCAAGGCCGCAACGAACCGGCCGAGCTGCCGCGCATCGCCCAGGTGATTGCCGATTTGCGCCACACCACTCCGCTCGATCTGGCGCGCCAAACGTCGTCTAACTCCATGGCCGCGCTGCCGCGAATCGGCGTGCTGGTTGCCAAGAAAAACGCCCCGTCAGCGGACTGACGGGGCGTCGGGATTCGTGGTGGAGAGGAGGAGGATCGAACTCCCGACCTCCGCATTGCGAACGCGGCGCTCTCCCAGCTGAGCTACCCCCCCACGAAGGATCGCCATTTTAGCGCCGGTTCAATCGGCTTGCCCGCGTAAACGCGATGCTGTGCCAGCACCTGGCCGCCGGGCGCGACAGGCACGCGGGGTTCAATCGGCTTGCCCGCGTAAACGCGATGCTGTAGCGCGACACGTCGCTTATCACCGCCCGCGATGGGCGTGACGCGGTCAACGATGGGAGCAGACAGGGGTTCGCCGCGCCCCGCCGCCAAGGTCAGGGGCCGGGGTTGGCGTTTGCGACAATAACGCTTCCCATGGCCCGTCCCAACGATTCCTCACGCCGCGATCTGCCCGACACCCAGTGGCTGGAGCGCATGTACAACAACCGCATGCGGGTGCCCGGTCATGGTGACTACTTCGCGCGCTGGGGGGCCGAATCGGCGCTGGTGCGGCGCACGCTGGCGTGCGAGCTGGACGTGCCCTACGGCGATGCGCCGCGCGAGCGGCTCGACGTCTTCATGGCGCCGCGCAAGGGCGCGCCGCTGGTGGTGTTCATCCATGGCGGCTACTGGAAGGCGCTGGACAAGTCGTTTCACAGCTTTGTCGCCGGCGCCGCGCACGCGCTGGGCGCTGCCACGGTGGTGCCCAATTACACGCTGTGCCCGCAGGCGCGCATCGGTGACATCACGCTGCAGATGGTGCACGCCGTGGCCTGGGCCTGGCGCCATGCGCGCGCGCTGAACGCCGATCCGCGCCGCATCAGCGTGGTCGGGCATTCCGCCGGCGGGCAACTGGCCGCGATGATGCTGGCCTGCGCGTGGCACGTGTTCGACCCGGCGCTGCCGCGCGATGTGGTCAAGCGCGCGCTGGGCCTGTCGGGCCTGTACGACCTGCAGCCGCTGATGCACGTGCCCAGCCTGCAGGAGGCGCTGCGCCTCGACCCCGCGCAGGTGGCCGCGTGCAGCCCGGCGCGCCTGCCGGCGCCGCCGCGCGGCCAGCTGTTTGCGCTGGTGGGGGGCGACGAGAGCGGCGAATACCTGCGCCTTAACCGGCTGATTCAACAAGCCTGGGGCCGCGAGCGCGTGCCGCTGGCGCAGGCGCTTCCGGGGATGGACCACTTCAGCGTGGTGGATGCGCTGGTGGACCCGAAACAGCGCGCGCATCGGGTGTGGCGGCAGGTGATTGGGTGGATTTAGCTATATAAATAATAGCGCCTCGCGCTTGATAGGTAAGCGCGAGAGGCTGATTTTGTTTGAGGTTGACGGAGGCGATGTGCTCATTCGATCGCCAAAAAAACCACTCCGTCAGCAGCGCCCAGTACGCCGCGTTTGCCCGGCAGCGGTACGGTCCGCGGCGGCTCGCCGGCGCCGCCAAGGCCGGCCCGCGTGCCGCCGTCAACGGCCGTTTACTTCTGCCCTCCAGGCAGTGCGCTGTCCACACCCGCCACATAGAAATTCATTTCCTTCAGAAACTTGTCGTCGCCCTGGGCGCCACTTTTCAGCACCTCGCGGCCGGTGTTGTCTTTCAGCGGGCCTTGCCAGATAAGCAGTCGCTCCGTCTGCAAAGCCTTCTTGGTTTCGATGAGTTTCTGCTTGGTGGCGTCGGGCACGTCGCTGGCCAGCGACACCAAGTCCACCGTGTTCTCTTTAATGCCCCACCAGGTGGCTGAGTTGCCGCCCCAACTGCCCTTGAGTGCGTCGTTCACCGCCTTCAGGTAATACGGGCCCCAGCGGATGATGGCCGAGCCCAGATGCGCCTTGGGCGCGAAGCCCGACATGTCGCTGTCCCATCCGATGGCGCGCTTGCCCTTCAGCTGGGCGGTGCGCAGCACGGATGGTGAATCGGTGTTTTGAAACAGCACATCGGCGCCTTCGCTGATCAGCGTCTCGGCTGCCGCGCCTTCCTTGGCCGGGCTGTGCCATGAATTGACCCAGATCACGCGCGTGCGGATGTCGGGGTTGACGCTTTGCGCGCCCAGCGTGAAGGCGTTGATGTTGCGGAACACCTCCGGAATCTGCATCGACCCCACCACGCCCAGCACCTTGGATTGCGTCATCGATCCCGCCAGGATGCCTGCCATGTACGCGCCTTCGTAGGTGCGCACGTCGTACACGCGCAGGTTGTCGCTGGTCTTGTAGCCGGTGGCGTGCTCAAAGCGCACATCCTTGTGCTTGGCGGCCAGCTTGGCCATGTGCGGCCCGTAGCCGTAACTGGTGCCAAATACCAGCTTGGCGCCCATGTCGATGGCGGTCTGAAAGGCGGATTCGGCCTCGGGCCCTTCGCCCACCTTGGAGATCACCTGTGTCGTGATCTTGCCCGCCAGCTCGCGCTCAACGGCCTTGCGTCCATCATCGTGGGCCTGGTTCCATCCACCGTCGTTGGGCGGGCCGATGTAGACAAAGGCCACACGCAGCGGCACGGTTGCAGCGTTACCGCCAGACTTGTTGGCCCCGCCTTGCGCGCTTGCCGCCGCCGCCGTAAGCGCCAGCAAGACGCCCGCGGCCAGCCGGATTCCTCGAATCATTCTCATACGTTGCTCCCTGTGGTTGGTCCGATCGACCGCACTCAATATAGGGTTAAAAACGTATCCAAATGAATCAAAATTTAAGTAGAAGTCATGACGACAGAGGCAAAAAATCGGTAATTTTTCACATCAGCAAATGCTCGCCCGCGTTGTCCCCACCCAGGATCACGTAATTTACCTTGCGGATGTCCAGCAGCTTCTTGCCGCCGGCGTAGCTGATCGAGCTTTGCACGTCCTGCTCCATCTCCACCAGCGTGTCGGCCAGTTTGCCCTTGATGGGCTCCAGGATGCGCTTGCCTTCGACGTGGCGGTATTCGCCCTTGTTGAAGTCGCTGGCCGAGCCGTAGTACTCCTTGAACAGCTCGCCATCCACCTCCACCGTGCGGCCGGGCGATTCCTCGTGCCCAGCGAACAGCGAACCGACCATCACCATCGTGGCGCCAAAGCGGATCGACTTGGCGATGTCGCCGTGG belongs to Ottowia testudinis and includes:
- a CDS encoding esterase-like activity of phytase family protein, encoding MSLHRIPLSIALCAALPVGAQQAFPATLTGHAALPARTFAPAPKNAPDSLRTSGKYTAPHGRRVDQLESIAGTSYLSAKDAPRPTGISLPFAGQPVQGFSGIKSVGQGRYWVLTDNGFGAKANSADAMLMFHEVEPDWKTGQVKRHQTVFLHDPDRKVPFLIVNEGTRERYLTGADFDPESIQFIGHDVWIGDELGPYLVKADRQGKVLAVFETQVDGKPARSPDHYAVTTPATPGAFATNIRRSRGYEGMAASKDGRFLYPLLEGPMWVEATKQWEMKDGREYLRMLEFDVQKGEWTGRSWKYLLEANGNNIGDFNMIDADTGLIIERDNGEGLAATACNGPARAHCQNVPARFKRVYKVSLKDADADGFVRKIGYVDLLDINDPKAVARVGGDKGKFTFPFVTIENVDVVDAEHIIVANDNNLPYSAGRQLGKNDDNEFILLHVPELLKAK
- a CDS encoding histidine phosphatase family protein; the encoded protein is MNPQFRPFALAVTLALATLTGCASTGGVPAAAPAAQSAPVLDLYLVRHGQTQWNLDKRLQGSTDNALNATGRQQAAELATKLAGVKFDHIYTSGLTRAKETAAAFAGQTPTTPLPALNERSFGKFEGIFEDQRDAARYAEFQKRGSVLTDALDGGESLQSQADRVASAVKQIVALHPSGNVAIVAHGGVNPLVLAALLDLPVAEAVQRIKQGNDEVYLVRLRPGAAPSVWKQVTKGTLEQL
- the yiaA gene encoding inner membrane protein YiaA, whose translation is MSPPIGRPSSAFVAASWAALCIGSVVYLLGLWNAQMQLNEKGYYLTLLAYGLFSAISLQKSVRDRTEGIPVSGLYYNLCWFSVALVLFLLTVGLWNAKLADSEKGFYAMAFLLALFGAVAVQKNVRDLAATGGITPMLRRRERPDAPPPSA
- a CDS encoding VWA domain-containing protein, translated to MNLTWPAFLKWPAGVPQPHFLWPQFLWLLLMLPLLVLLYAWLMRRKRQLAVRYASLSIVREAQGRGPGWRRHLPPLLLLGALLLLLLASARPVALVALPSNQQTIILAMDVSGSMRATDVEPNRLVAAQNAAKTFLKDLPRDIKVGIVAFAGSAQVAQLPTLNRDDLATAIDRFQLQRATATGNAIVISLATIFPNAGIELQQLSFDRMRGGMGRPLDQPPPKQNEFIPVPPGSYNSAAIIMLTDGQRTTGVDPLEAAKLAADRGVKVYTVGVGTVDGETIGFEGWSMRVRLDEDTLKAIAQQTAASYYYAGTAQDLKKVYENLSSRLTLEKKETEISALFALTGALLALLAGGLSLWWFNRVL
- a CDS encoding DUF58 domain-containing protein; amino-acid sequence: MPNPARAAGVAAHESAEHLLRRLEWTVLRRLDGLLQGNWRTLMRGSGLDLADLREYQLHDDVRHIDWNVTARMQTPHVRVFTEDREMTAWFLLDLSPSVDFGSGARPKRQVSAEFVAVLARLLTRRGNRVGALLYGAGVEKMIPARASRQHVLHLLHAMQQVQPAVATKKEAARACQSSAGGTKLSELLLAAADTIRRRSTLFVVSDFISEPGWEKPLGQLALRHDVVAVRLTDPLELELPDLGLLTLRDAETGEQLLVGTHDARFRQRFAALAAQRETALREALARAGVDALELSTDDDLAQAIVRFADLRRQRARLAAGGGMPAHLRKTA
- a CDS encoding AAA family ATPase, which translates into the protein MNDVDSRRFDQDKATAELMEQILYEVKRVVVGQDRFLERVMVALLAGGHLLVEGVPGLAKTLTVKTLASVLQGQFKRIQFTPDLVPADLIGTRIYNQRDGEFSTALGPVFTHLLLADEINRAPAKVQSALLEVMQERQVTIAGQTHFVPQPFLVMATQNPIETEGTYPLPEAQVDRFMMKVLVDYPTEEQEFVIAQRVTGPRIDVNAVASMDQLAALQRACRQVYVDPSLVQYAVKLVTATRAPAEVGLKDLAPMITFGASPRATIGLIEGAKALAMMRGRTYALPEDMSDLVPDVLRHRLVLSYEALSEGLSADQLVLRVMAKVPPPPKPLAHERQAA
- a CDS encoding S1C family serine protease, with the translated sequence MRRTALYSRSRPPVAVPADEAHAPPAAAPQAAAQSRRARLRRALAHPALTWAAIVLMGAALAWSVGPWGPSAPRKLTQDDIHAAVMHTLTNKVLPSQAARAAAAVGPSLVRVEGLVAGKKDRKGHVEMGRGVGTGVVIIDNGTILTNLHVVQGADSITVTFADGLESPAAIVNIQPENDLAVLRAQKLPDDLQAATMRSTADLVPGDEVVAIGFPFGIGPSVSAGVVSGLKRGFKSPEGGQPMTNLIQFDAAANPGNSGGPLVTMDGEVVGIVTAILNPTPARTFLGIGFAVPIENAATAAGQPPF
- a CDS encoding TatD family hydrolase codes for the protein MTSLWIDTHCHLDAGEFAADADAVRERAAQAGVGLCVIPAVEVSAFDGARTLAHRWGDAYALGIHPLYVAGATDDALAELDRALHAHADDPHLVAVGEIGLDYFVPELAAPGALRERQEHFYREQLKLARRHGLPVILHVRRSVDQVLKGLRDIGVPGGIAHAFNGSRQQADVLLGMGFKLGFGGVVTYERATRLRALAGELTDEAIVMETDAPDIPPHWLYVTAEQRASGAPQGRNEPAELPRIAQVIADLRHTTPLDLARQTSSNSMAALPRIGVLVAKKNAPSAD
- a CDS encoding alpha/beta hydrolase produces the protein MARPNDSSRRDLPDTQWLERMYNNRMRVPGHGDYFARWGAESALVRRTLACELDVPYGDAPRERLDVFMAPRKGAPLVVFIHGGYWKALDKSFHSFVAGAAHALGAATVVPNYTLCPQARIGDITLQMVHAVAWAWRHARALNADPRRISVVGHSAGGQLAAMMLACAWHVFDPALPRDVVKRALGLSGLYDLQPLMHVPSLQEALRLDPAQVAACSPARLPAPPRGQLFALVGGDESGEYLRLNRLIQQAWGRERVPLAQALPGMDHFSVVDALVDPKQRAHRVWRQVIGWI
- a CDS encoding BMP family ABC transporter substrate-binding protein, translating into MRMIRGIRLAAGVLLALTAAAASAQGGANKSGGNAATVPLRVAFVYIGPPNDGGWNQAHDDGRKAVERELAGKITTQVISKVGEGPEAESAFQTAIDMGAKLVFGTSYGYGPHMAKLAAKHKDVRFEHATGYKTSDNLRVYDVRTYEGAYMAGILAGSMTQSKVLGVVGSMQIPEVFRNINAFTLGAQSVNPDIRTRVIWVNSWHSPAKEGAAAETLISEGADVLFQNTDSPSVLRTAQLKGKRAIGWDSDMSGFAPKAHLGSAIIRWGPYYLKAVNDALKGSWGGNSATWWGIKENTVDLVSLASDVPDATKQKLIETKKALQTERLLIWQGPLKDNTGREVLKSGAQGDDKFLKEMNFYVAGVDSALPGGQK